One window of Papaver somniferum cultivar HN1 chromosome 9, ASM357369v1, whole genome shotgun sequence genomic DNA carries:
- the LOC113311495 gene encoding hexokinase-2, chloroplastic-like, translated as MWVASKSTDFTRCSPESKHRHWAAKVLKRGQRQRMADSSSSISEKSILENLQTDCATPLNVLGNIADSMIAQMKDGLDHGGSDLQMLLSYVNSLRTGQEKGLFYALDLGGTNFRVLRVQLDGEGNVVVEKNSWEIPEDRRTGTQEGLFGFIASGLAEFIVEECEKYKIPLDTKREIGFTFSFPTNQTSINEGTLIEWTKGFNISDTIGKDVVACLKEAIVVKQLDMFSVTVLINDSVGALAGARYKDSDVKVAVILGTGTNACYLDENNVFIKFQIINTEWGAFFDQGVLPLTEFDQHLTMLDVFNCLKQIYEKMISGKYLGVLVSKILLKMAESENLFGKYYTAPKDILLLLREVACELCGTGDSSGGLETVGLILNERLKVETSLDVRRTVVNVIDTIVKRAARLAGAGIVAILKKMEQDTPGLIYEKRTVVAIDGSLYEQYQQYQLYLKEVVTELLGPFVFIKQFPDASGVGAALLSGIE; from the exons ATGTGGGTGGCATCAAAATCCACCGATTTTACTCGTTGCTCCCCTGAATCTAAGCATAGGCATTGGGCCGCAAAG GTCCTGAAACGAGGTCAACGGCAGAGGATGGCCGATAGTTCAAGTAGCATTTCTGAGAAATCGATCCTAGAAAACCTACAGACAGATTGTGCTACTCCTCTAAATGTACTTGGAAACATTGCGGATTCAATGATCGCTCAAATGAAAGATGGACTTGATCATGGTGGAAGTGATCTTCAGATGCTTCTCAGTTACGTTAATAGCTTGCGTACTGG GCAGGAGAAGGGGTTGTTTTATGCTCTGGATCTTGGAGGGACAAATTTTCGTGTGTTAAGGGTACAGTTGGATGGGGAAGGTAACGTCGTCGTTGAAAAAAATTCCTGGGAGATACCTGAAGACCGGCGGACTGGTACCCAAGAG GGACTATTTGGTTTTATTGCCTCGGGTCTAGCGGAATTTATAGTAGAGGAATGTGAGAAATACAAGATTCCATTAGATACGAAAAGGGAGATAGGTTTTACATTTTCCTTCCCAACAAACCAGACGTCTATTAATGAAGGGACATTAATCGAATGGACAAAAGGGTTCAATATCTCAGATACA ATAGGAAAAGATGTAGTTGCCTGTTTGAAAGAAGCTATTGTAGTAAAACAACTTGATATGTTTTCAGTAACTGTGCTG ATCAATGATTCTGTGGGAGCGCTCGCTGGAGCAAGATACAAGGACAGCGATGTGAAAGTTGCTGTCATTTTGGGCACTGGGACTAATGC TTGTTACCTTGACGAGAATAATGTCTTCATTAAATTTCAGATCATTAATACAGAGTGGGGAGCATTTTTTGATCAAGGAGTACTTCCTTTAACAGAATTTGATCAACACTTGA CAATGCTTGATGTTTTCAATTGCCTTAAACAGATATATGAGAAGATGATATCTGGTAAATACCTAGGCGTACTTGTGAGCAAAATTTTGCTCAAGATGGCTGAATCAGAAAATTTGTTCGGTAAATACTACACAGCTCCT aaagacaTTCTACTACTATTGCGCGAAGTGGCTTGTGAACTGTGTGGTACTGGTGACAGTTCAGGAGGACTCGAAACTGTTGGATTAATATTAAACGAAAGACTCAAG GTAGAGACCTCCTTGGACGTAAGAAGAACTGTTGTAAATGTGATTGATACTATTGTCAAAAGAGCAGCACGATTAGCTGGTGCAGGCATAGTCGCAATTCTTAAGAAAATGGAACAAGATACGCCAGGACTTATTTATGAGAAGAGGACCGTGGTGGCCATTGATGGAAGTTTATATGAACAATATCAACAGTACCAATTATATCTCAAAGAAGTAGTCACCGAGCTACTTGGTCCATTCGTGTTTATAAAACAATTCCCGGATGCTTCCGGAGTTGGAGCTGCTTTATTGTCTGGGATCGAATAA
- the LOC113308838 gene encoding purple acid phosphatase 22-like produces MKSLYCSHELLQLIPIIFFSILLLHFQQVAAVEYVRPPPGKIISTSHNRPDSHPQQVHISIAGNDHMRISWITNDKSVPSVVEYGKVSGKYNASSSTGEHTTYRYFFYNSGKIHHVKIGPLDSNTVYYYRCGGVGDEFSFRTPPSKFPIEFALAGDLGQTEWTASTLAHVNKTDYDVLLLPGDLSYADSQQPLWDTFGRFVEKYASKRPWMVTQGNHEVEAFLPLFKIESFKAYNTRWIMPYQESGSHSNLYYSFDVSGVHIVMLGSYTEFGISSPQYEWLQNDLVKINRKKTPWVITIVHVPWYNTNIAHQGEGEKMRIAMEDLLYKAKVDIVFAGHVHAYERFARVYDNQANPCGPMHLTVGDGGNREGLALMFKKPTSPLSLFREASFGHGRLRIVNQTHAHWTWHRNNDDHNSSVSDEVWLANISANEGCNKKLAFQDDDGEDMSNNVIMNDEL; encoded by the exons ATGAAATCTTTGTATTGCTCTCACGAGCTTCTTCAACTGATCCCAATAATTTTCTTTTCAATTCTACTGCTTCATTTCCAACAAGTCGCTGCGGTCGAATATGTTCGACCACCACCAGGAAAAATCATTTCCACTTCACATAACCGGCCAGATTCGCATCCTCAACAGGTTCATATATCAATAGCAGGGAATgatcatatgagaatttcatggattacaaatgataaaagtgtTCCATCCGTAGTTGAATATGGTAAAGTCTCGGGGAAATATAATGCATCGTCAAGTACTGGGGAACATACAACGTACCGTTACTTTTTTTATAACTCCGGGAAAATTCATCATGTAAAAATCGGCCCGTTGGATTCCAACACTGTTTATTATTACCGGTGCGGTGGTGTTGGCGATGAGTTTAGTTTCAGAACACCTCCTTCAAAATTCCCCATTGAATTTGCTCTTGCAG GGGATCTAGGGCAAACAGAATGGACAGCATCAACACTAGCTCACGTCAACAAAACAGACTACGACGTCCTTTTATTACCCGGCGATTTGTCATACGCCGATAGTCAACAACCCCTCTGGGATACATTTGGACGTTTCGTAGAAAAATATGCAAGCAAACGTCCATGGATGGTCACACAAGGAAACCATGAAGTTGAAGCATTTCTTCCACTCTTCAAAATCGAATCATTCAAAGCTTACAACACTAGATGGATCATGCCTTATCAAGAGAGTGGGTCACATTCAAATCTATACTATTCGTTTGATGTAAGTGGTGTCCACATTGTTATGTTAGGATCATATACTGAATTTGGTATTAGCTCACCTCAATATGAATGGCTTCAAAATGACTTGGTTAAGATCAATCGAAAGAAAACACCATGGGTGATTACTATAGTTCATGTGCCTTGGTATAATACTAATATTGCTCATCAAGGTGAAGGAGAGAAAATGAGAATAGCAATGGAGGATTTGCTttataaagctaaagttgatatTGTTTTTGCTGGTCATGTGCATGCTTATGAAcgcttt GCTCGGGTGTACGACAATCAAGCTAACCCTTGCGGTCCAATGCATTTGACAGTAGGAGATGGTGGAAATAGAGAAGGTCTTGCATTGAT GTTTAAGAAGCCAACGTCTCCTCTATCGTTGTTTCGAGAAGCCAGTTTTGGACACGGACGACTGAGAATAGTGAACCAAACGCATGCCCACTGGACTTGGCATCGGAACAACGACGACCATAATTCATCAGTCAGTGATGAAGTTTGGTTGGCAAATATAAGCGCGAATGAAGGATGCAACAAGAAGCTTGCTTTTCAAGATGATGATGGAGAAGATATGTCAAATAATGTTATCATGAATGACGAACTTTAA